Below is a genomic region from Candidatus Methylomirabilota bacterium.
TGGGATCCATGTCCCACGAGCAGGAGAGCTCGATGCCGCGCAGCCCCATCTTCGCCACGCGATGGATCTCCGCGACGGCCGCGCCGATATCGCCATAGGGCAGGCAGGCCAGGCCGATCTGGCGGTCGGGATAGTGGCGGCAGAAATCCACGAGCCAGTCGTTGTAGATGCGGAACATCTCGCCCGCCGCCTCATGGTCGCCCAGCCGCGTGGCCGCGCCCAGGATGCCGAAGATGATCTCGGCCTGCACGCCGTCGCGCTCCATGTCCTTGATGCGCAAATCCGGAGTGGTGGGGCGGCGAATGCCCTTCTTGCCGTCCTCGTAGAGCCCGGTGGAGGCCATGACGTCCGCGCGGTAGTGGACGCCCGGAACGTACTTCTGCCCGGAGGGCCCCACGCCGCCCACCAGTCCGAAGGAGGCGCCGTTCTTCGAGGTCCACTGCGGCCCGTCCGGCCCGTCGGTGACATAGGGCATGCGATCACGCAGAGCCGCCGAGGCATTCGCCGTGAACAGATCGGGCGGAATCCAGGGCATGTCGATGTGGCAATCCGCCGAGATTCGCGTGTAGTTCATCGTGTCACCCTCGATTCTGTCGGTTCATCGCTCGAGCCGGACATCATCTTACGGGGCGGAGTACGGAATCAGCGTGAAGATCGGCTACGGCCGGCGTCACGGAAGAGGCAAGGCACACCACCGGGAGGGCCAGAGCCACAAGTATATCGGTCAACCGCCTCACGGGACCCTCCCAGGCAATAAGTCCGCCCATCATACGCCATCTCGGCCTCACCGGACAGGGCGCCCGGCGTACTGGGCCAGTACCTAACCGCCCAGGTAGTGCTGCCGCACCTCCGGATCCTGGAGAAGGTCTTGCCCCGTGCCCTCGAAGCGGTTCCGGCCCAGCTCGAGGACGAAGGCCCGGTGCGAGATGGCCAGCGCTTGCTTCGCGTTCTGCTCCACCATGAGCACTGCGGTGCCCTCCCGGTTGATGGCCACGATGGTCGAGAAGACCGCCTCGACCATGCGTGGATCGAGACCAAGCGAGGGCTCGTCGATGAGCAGGAGCCGGGGATGGAGGAGGAGGGCGATGGCCATCTCGAGGATCTGCTGCTGGCCGCCCGAGAGCGTGCCGGCCGGCGCTCGGCGCTTGATCCCGAGTACGGGAAAGCGCTCCATCAACGCCTCGATGTCGCGCGGCACCTCGGCATCGCGGCGTGTGTACGCGCCCATCTCGAGGTTCTCCTCGACGCTCATGGCGGGAAAGTTGCACCGGCCCTGGGGGACATAGGAGCAGCCACGGCGAAGCACGTCGACGGGATTCTCCCCGCCAATCTCCTCCCCCGCGAGCCGGATACTGCCCCCGGTGAGCTTGACCATGCCGAACACGCTGCGGAGGAGCGTCGACTTTCCCGCGCCGTTGGCGCCGATGATCGACACGATCTCGTCGGCACGGACGTCCGCGGAGACCCCGTGGAGCACCTCGATCTCGCCATAGCCGGCGTGCACGTCGCGGAGACGGAGCAGCGCCTCCTCGCCACGCCTGTCCGCTTCGGTCTGTGGGCCTTCGGAGAAGTGCATCTTAGTTCGTCCTCGTTCGAGCGCCGGCTTCGCCGGCGCAATCTAGTTCTGGGGGAGGCTCGGAGGGGGCCGTCGAGGCCCCCTTCGATTAAACTCCAAAGTAGGCCTCGATGACCTTCGGATCGCGGCGGATCGCCTCGGGCGGCCCCTCCGCGATCTTCTGACCGTGGTCGAGAACGATGATGCGCTGGGAAATGTCCATGACCACGTCCATGTTGTGCTCGACGAGGAGCACGGCCTTGCCTTGCCGGTGCAGGCCTCGGATCTGCTCCTTCATCTGGTTGATCATGGTGGGGTTCACGGCGGCGGCGGGCTCGTCGAGCAGCACGAGCTCCGGATCGGGCATGAGGGCGGCCGCGAAGGTGAGGAGCTTGCGCTGGCCGTACGACAGGTGGCCTGCCGGCGTGTCGATGCGCGCGCCCAGCCCCACGGAGTCGAGGAGCATCATGGCACGCTCGACGGCCACGGCCTCGTAGCGCCGGACGCGCGGCGCGCGGACAAGCCGCGCCACGACGCTCTCCTCCTGGTGCTGCTGGAGAAAGGTCAGCAGGTTCTCGAGGGCGCTCAGCCGCGGGAACACGCTCACGAGCTGGAAGGTGCGCCCGATCCCCAGCCGGGCCATGCGGTGGGTGGCCACGCCGGTCACGTCGCGACCGCGGAAGGTCACGTGTCCCTCGTCGGGCGCCAGATAGCCGGTGACGCAGTTGAACAGCGTGGTCTTGCCGGAGCCGTTCGGGCCGATGAGGCTCACGAGCTCGCCCGCCTCCACGTGGAGGTCGACGCCGCCCACGGCGGTCACGCCGAGGAACCGCTTGGTCAGCCCGCGCACCTCGAAGAGCGCCACCTAGGAGCCCGCGGCCACGCGGCGACGGCGGAAGACGGCTTCGAGTCCCTCGGGAAAGCGGATCACGATGACGAGGAGGAGCAGTCCGTAGATGACCATGCGCCACGTCGGGGCCATCCTGAGGATCTCGGGCAGGGCGGTGAAGGCGACGGCGCCGACGAGGACGCCGCGCAGGCTCCCCACTCCCCCCAGAAAGATCATCACGAGCAGGTTGACGCTGAGGCTCACCGTCAGCTCACCCGGACACAGCACGCCGATGTACGAGACGTAGAGCGAGCCCACCCCGCCCGCCACCGCGCCGCCGATGACGAAGGCGAGCATGCGGTACTTGAGGGGGGCGATGGCGGCGGCGGCCGCGAGCATCTCGTTGTCGCGCACGGCATGGAAGGCGCGGCCCAGGCGAAAGGTGGTGAGACCGTGATAGAGCAGTCCGACCAGGGCGACGGCGGCGAGGGCCATCCAGTAGTAGGCGGGCAGGGTGGCGATCCGGAGCGGCCCGAGCTGGGGCTTGGGGATGCCCGTCACGCACAGCGGCCCGCGCGTGAACTCGACCCAGTTGGTGGCCACGATCTGGGTCACCAGGGCGAAGCCGAGCGTGCCCATGGCGAAGCTGTGCTCGGTCAGCCGGAACATGGGCACGCCCAGGGCCAGGGCGGCGAGGCCGGCGAGCGCCATGCCGGCGGGGAGCGCGAGGGTGAACGGCCAGCCTGCCTCGGTGGCGAGCAGGGCGGCAGTGTAGGCGCCAATGCCGAAGAAGGCCGGGTGAGCGAGCGAGAGACTGCCCACGTGGCCGACGACCAGGTCGTAGCTCAGGGCCAGCGCCCCGTAGAGGGCGGTGAAGATCAGCACGTGCAGGATATAGCGCTGCTGGCCGGGGGCGGCCACGGCGACGATCCACGGCGCGGCCACGAGGGCAGCCGCCGCGAGCGTCCAGCGAGCGGCGCGCATGGTCATATCCCGATCCGGCGGCCGAAGAGCCCCTGCGGCCGGACGAGCAGCACGAGCACCATGACGACGAAGGCGATGGCGTCCTTGTAGGCGTACGAGACATAGCCGGCGGCCAGCGACTCCGCCAGGCCGATGAGGAAGGCGGCGGCGATGGCGCCCTTGACGTAGCCGAAGCCGCCCACGATGACGGCCGCGAAGGCCTTGAGGGTGAGGAGGGCGCCCACGTCGGGAAAGATGTTGAAGAGCGGCGACACGAGGACGGCGGCCCCGCCGGCGAGGGCGCCCGAGATCGCGAAGGTGGCGAGGGCGACGTGCTGGACGTCCACGCCCACCACGGCACACGCCTCGCGATTCTGCGACATGGCCCGCATGGCCTTGCCGAGCTTGGTGCGGGTGACGAACCACTCGAGGGCGGCGAAGACGATGACGGCGGCGAGGAGCAGGAGGAGTCGCTGCCAGG
It encodes:
- a CDS encoding amidohydrolase family protein yields the protein MNYTRISADCHIDMPWIPPDLFTANASAALRDRMPYVTDGPDGPQWTSKNGASFGLVGGVGPSGQKYVPGVHYRADVMASTGLYEDGKKGIRRPTTPDLRIKDMERDGVQAEIIFGILGAATRLGDHEAAGEMFRIYNDWLVDFCRHYPDRQIGLACLPYGDIGAAVAEIHRVAKMGLRGIELSCSWDMDPMWHPSWEPLWQAVDEVRLPLHFHTFPTMPPSVREKATGLTRRAAMFTSVSGFQMNLINIIAAIIGSAVLERYPNLRISLGESGIGWLPYALDRMDFEWEDRFRDLGLKMKPSDYWKRQCKATFQFDRIGTQMVHEIGEETLMWGSDYPHGDGVWPESSKYIEEQFGHLPPATVHKIVCENAGKFYGLIK
- a CDS encoding ABC transporter ATP-binding protein, which translates into the protein MHFSEGPQTEADRRGEEALLRLRDVHAGYGEIEVLHGVSADVRADEIVSIIGANGAGKSTLLRSVFGMVKLTGGSIRLAGEEIGGENPVDVLRRGCSYVPQGRCNFPAMSVEENLEMGAYTRRDAEVPRDIEALMERFPVLGIKRRAPAGTLSGGQQQILEMAIALLLHPRLLLIDEPSLGLDPRMVEAVFSTIVAINREGTAVLMVEQNAKQALAISHRAFVLELGRNRFEGTGQDLLQDPEVRQHYLGG
- a CDS encoding ABC transporter ATP-binding protein, which encodes MALFEVRGLTKRFLGVTAVGGVDLHVEAGELVSLIGPNGSGKTTLFNCVTGYLAPDEGHVTFRGRDVTGVATHRMARLGIGRTFQLVSVFPRLSALENLLTFLQQHQEESVVARLVRAPRVRRYEAVAVERAMMLLDSVGLGARIDTPAGHLSYGQRKLLTFAAALMPDPELVLLDEPAAAVNPTMINQMKEQIRGLHRQGKAVLLVEHNMDVVMDISQRIIVLDHGQKIAEGPPEAIRRDPKVIEAYFGV
- a CDS encoding branched-chain amino acid ABC transporter permease, with the protein product MRAARWTLAAAALVAAPWIVAVAAPGQQRYILHVLIFTALYGALALSYDLVVGHVGSLSLAHPAFFGIGAYTAALLATEAGWPFTLALPAGMALAGLAALALGVPMFRLTEHSFAMGTLGFALVTQIVATNWVEFTRGPLCVTGIPKPQLGPLRIATLPAYYWMALAAVALVGLLYHGLTTFRLGRAFHAVRDNEMLAAAAAIAPLKYRMLAFVIGGAVAGGVGSLYVSYIGVLCPGELTVSLSVNLLVMIFLGGVGSLRGVLVGAVAFTALPEILRMAPTWRMVIYGLLLLVIVIRFPEGLEAVFRRRRVAAGS
- a CDS encoding branched-chain amino acid ABC transporter permease, which gives rise to MNDLLEQVVHGLTLGSLYAMVATGLALMFGVVRLINFAHGEFYMLGGYAFWYAYGELGLPYPVAGFLATAAMAAFGLGYESTVIRAILPRSWHVQLIATLATSITLTNLAILVFGTQPKEVPTKLSSSILEVGGLRMAWQRLLLLLAAVIVFAALEWFVTRTKLGKAMRAMSQNREACAVVGVDVQHVALATFAISGALAGGAAVLVSPLFNIFPDVGALLTLKAFAAVIVGGFGYVKGAIAAAFLIGLAESLAAGYVSYAYKDAIAFVVMVLVLLVRPQGLFGRRIGI